The Synechocystis sp. PCC 6714 genome includes the window GTTTGGTTTTACCTGTCGCTAAAATGGCATCGGCGATCGCCTCGACCAGTTTCTCAAGCATTTTAAATTTAGACTCACGGATCAGCTTTTGGACGATCGCCACCGCATCGGCGTAGTTGAGGGTATCGTTAAGGTCGTCGCTTTGGCCAGCCTTAGCCAAGTCAATCCAAATGGTTAGATCCACTTCAAACCATTGGCCCAAAAACTGTTCCGCATCGAAGTAGCCGGTGTAACCATAGGCCCGAATGCCCTTAACGTTTAGCGTATCCATAAATTGATTGAGTATTAACTGACTACCGGATGGAGAACCGAAAATTAAGGGCTCCCAGCTAACCATGGTATGATCACCCCGTCAAAAATTGCCATAAACTTTCCTCTGCCATGCCTCCCCAATTTCCTTTAGCCACGGTTGGTGCGCTGGTTACTGCTCCCGACGGTCGAGTTTTAATTGTCAAAACCACCAAATGGCGGGGGACCTGGGGGGTGCCGGGGGGCAAAGTAGAATGGGGAGAAAGGTTGGAAACAGCCCTAAAACGGGAATTTCAGGAGGAAGTGGGCTTAGATTTGCTGGACATAGAATTTGCCCTGGTGCAGGAAGCAGTCAACGATCCCCAGTTTCACTGCCCAGCCCATTTTGTTTTGCTTAATTATTATGCCCGGTGTGAATCTACGGTGGTGGTTCCCAACGAAGAAATTGTCGAATGGCAATGGCTGACTCCCCAGGAAGCCCTTAGTTTTCCCCTCAATAGTTTTACTAAATTGCTGTTAGAAGATTATCAAATAAGATTTAACTTACTCAAAAAGATTATCTAAAAAGTCCAGCATAATTTAATTAACTTAGTGGTAACTTAATGGTGACAATCAACTCCAGCAATTGGACGTTAGAAGAAAGAATTGGCCAATTAATTGTGGTGCGGGCCTCAGGGTTTTTATTTGATCACCAAATTCGTTACCCAGCCTGGGAGGCAGATAACCAAACCTTGCAAAATTGGCTAACAAATCTCAATTTAGGCGGCGTAATTTTGCTGGGGGGCAGTGGAGCAGAATTGGCTTTACGCACTGCTCAACTGCAAAACTGGGCATCCACACCCTTACTTTTAGCAGCGGACATCGAAGAAGGGGTGGGGCAAAGATTTCCTGGGGCAACATGGTTTCCCCCTCCCATGGCTTTGGGGAGTATTGCCGAAAAAAATCTAGATTTGGCTAAAAATTATGCCCGTCAAATGGGACAAACCATTGCCCAGGAAGCTGTCGCAGTGGGATTAAATTGGATTTTGGCCCCAATCGCCGATGTGAATAACAATGCCGATAATCCGGTAATTAATGTGCGGGCCTTTGGGGAAACTCCAGGGATTGTGGGGGCGTTGGTACAGGAATTTATTGCGGGAACTCAAAGTTTCCCCGTACTAACTTCTGCTAAACATTTTCCTGGCCATGGGGACACCAGTACCGATTCCCATTTGCATTTGCCCGTTATTCCCCACACCATTGACCGGCTCGAACAAATCGAGCTACCTCCTTTTCAGGCGGCGATCGCCCAGGGGGTGGATAGTGTCATGACCGCCCACATTCTTGTTCCTGCTTGGGATGGAAAAAATCCTGCCACTTTGTCCCCAACTATTTTGACCGGACAATTAAGGCAAAAACTGGGTTTTAACGGCATTATCGTCACCGATGCGCTGATTATGGGAGGTATTACGGACATTGCTAGCTCTGGGGAAGTGGCTATCCGGGCCTTGGAAGCAGGGGTGGATATTCTGCTGATGCCCCCCGATCCGGTGCCAGTAATTACGGCGATCGCCGAAGCGGTGGAGTTGGGTCGTTTAACGGAAGCCAGAATTGAACAATCTTTACAACGGGTGTTAACTGCCAAACAAAAATTAGCACCTGTCCCCGACCCCAGAAATTTCACCGGTAGTTTACAACCCCAACCAGCCCGTAAATTAGTCGATCAAATTCTTACTACAGCATTGGAAACCGGGGGAGATTTGCCCCTGGCTAACCTAGGCGATCAACCGGGAAAAAACTTAATTGTTGTCGATGATTTACTTGCCGCCGACTTTATAGACCGAGCTTGTCCTGCTTTAACTTTGCCGATCAAAGGAGGATACACGGCCAAAATCCTTACTCCAGACTTGTTGGAGCACTATCCCCTTGGTCAAAATCCATTTTTGCTCCAGGTATTTATTCGGGGCAATCCCTTCCGGGGCACTGCCGGTTTAACATCCACAACCCAAGCTCTGTACCGTCAATGTTTAACCAATCCATTTTTACAAGGGCTAATCATTTACGGCAGTCCGTACGTTTTAGCCTGGTTCCAAACCCAAATAGCTGAACTTTGTCCCTTTTTACCTTGGGTTTTTTCCCATGGCCAAATGCCCCAAGCCCAGGCGATCGCCGTTAGAAAACTTTTTGGCTGGGAAGAATTATCAAACCTAAGGGTTAAAGACGGTATTTTTACCAATTAAGTAATGTTTAAATTGAATTTTTTAATCTTTGTTTTAAATGCATTCTTTGCTTGCTAACTCCAATTAATTTTTAGAAACGTTCCACCTGCAAATTAAAGCTTGGCAGTACATTCTCGCCACTTAAAACCGCCGGTAAAGACATTACTTCTACGGGTTTATTGAGTCGATAAATTTCCACTGCCTGTCTTTGGGGATCAATCAACCAGCCAAGCCGCAATCCACTGGCTAAATACTCTGCCATTTTTGTTTGTAGCGCTTCCAGGCGATCGGTGCGGGAACGCAATTCTAATACAAAATCAGGACAAAGGGGCGGAAATTTTTCCTGGTCTTCAGGACTGAGATTTTGCCATCGTTCTAGGCTAACCCAAGCGGCATCGGGGGAACGATCGCCCCCTTGGGGCAAACGAAAGATAGTCGATGAACTAAAAACTTTTCCCAGCCTAGTTTGTCGGTTCCAAAGTCCTAAATCGATGAGAAAATCAGCTTCCCGGTTACCACTCACACCACCCACCGGAGCCATGATAATTAATTCCCCCTGTTGGCTACGTTCCAATTGGCGATCGGGGTTAGCGATACACAGATTGTAAAATTGCTCATTAGTTAAGTTAACCTGATCTAAATTTAACATTACTGTGTTCATGTTAATTTCTGATGGTGAATCTTGGAGAACATTCCCCCCAGGGTGGGGGGATTAGAACATTTTTCAAACTTTTACAAGCTAACTATTCAAGCCATTCCGTGTGGAAAAATTCTCCCCGGGGCTTATCGGTTCGTTCATAGGTGTGAGCGCCAAAATAATCCCGTTGAGCTTGGGTCAGATTTTGGGGAAGTACGGCCCGTCGATAGCTGTCGAAGTAGTCCAAAGAAGAACTAAAGGCCGGCACCGCAATGCCCATTTCGTTGGCTAGGCTCAACACTTCCCGCCATGGCCCCTGGCGGTCCAAAATACTTTGCTTAAACTCTGGGGCGAGGAGCAAATTAGCCAACTGGGGATTATCCTTGAAAGCCTTCTTAATCTTGTCCAAAAAGCCGGCTCGGATAATGCAACCGCCTTTCCAAATGCGTGCGATTTCCGGCAGATTAACGTCGTAACCAAATTCCTGGGAAGCTTTGGCAATTAGGGCCATGCCCTGGGCATAGGAACACATTTTCGAGCAATAGAGAGCGTCCCGTACTTTGGGAATCCAGGCTTCCACGTCACCACTAAAAGCTTTAGTGGGGCCCGATAGTTGGCTAGAAGCGGCCACCCGTTCTTCTTTGAGGGAGGACATTACCCTGGCGTTAACGGCGGCGTAAATGGTGGGGATAGGAACCCCTAATTCCAAACCGCTCATTACCGTCCAGCGTCCTGTGCCCTTTTGCCCAGCGGCATCGAGGATATAATCGATTAAATGGCCTCCCGTTTCCGGATCTTTATAGGCAAAAATGTCGGTGCTGATTTCAATCAGGAAAGAGTTCAACTCATCGGTCTGATTCCATTGGCCAAAAACTTCATGGAGTTTTTCGTTACTCAGGCCCAAGCCGTTTTTCAAAATGTCGTAGGCTTCGGCGATCAGTTGCATATCACCATACTCAATGCCGTTGTGGACCATTTTGACGTAATGTCCTGCTCCCCCTGGGCCAATGAAAGTCACACAGGCGGGATTATCGGGGTCCTCCACTTGGGCGGCAATTTTGGTCAGAATGGGTTCCAATTCTTGGTAGGCGGCCGGGGTACCACCGGGCATTAAACTGGGGCCTAGCAATGCACCCTCTTCCCCTCCACTGACTCCCATGCCAACAAAACCTAGGCCGGTGGCTTCCAGATCTTTGGTGCGCCGTTCCGTATCTTCATAGAGGGAGTTACCACCATCAATGATCATGTCTCCTTCTTCCAACAGGGGTTTGAGCTCATTGATCACCGCATCCACGGGGCCCCCAGCTTTAACCATCACGAGGATTTTGCGGGGGCGCTCCAACAGTTGGACAAATTCTTCTACGGTGTAGGCGGCTTTGATATCTTTGCCCACAGCCCGTTCGGCCATGAATTTTTCAGTTTTGTTCGGAGAACGGTTAAATACGGCGATGGGAAAGCCTCGACTTTCCACGTTGAGGGCAAGGTTTTCCCCCATTACCGCCAGTCCGATCACCCCAAAGGTTCGCTTATTCATAATAGCTAGGTTAGATTGCACGATTGGGCAAGGTTAATTTCCTTAAGGTTACATCGCATTTTTTATTTGCTACTCCAGAGGGAAAATTTTCCCAAAAAAATTAGGTTTTTTGAATTAGTGAGTAAAAGCCTGCAAAGTAAAAATTCTCGGCCCGTGACAAACAATTGACGATCGCCAACCCATTTTCACAGTGGCCCATGGCGATAATGGGCAACCACTAGGTCAAAAAAGTCTGCCACAGGGGGCATTTGCAAACGATCCACCGTTGTCACCACCGATACCTGCCGCCGGAAATCCTGGCGATCGCCAGACTCGGGGCAAAATAGATAGCGCACGGAAAAATTGGGATCATCCAGCACTGGTTTAACCAAAGATTGGGGCATCAGCGCAATCATTTCACTTTCTTGTACTACTCCATAAAAAGCTTCAGGAATATTTAATTCCAGGCTAACATTGAGGGGAATTTCCCTACGACTGAACTCATCTTCCACCAAGCGGCGCATCCGGTAACCATCTTTAAAAATAACTTGGGGATAGGGGCCTAAATCCTGCCAAGTGATGGTTCTTTTTTCCTTCAGGGGATGATTACCAGCCATTAAAACGCAAATTTGCTCTTCATAGAGGGGCTTTATGGCCAAATCCTTAGTGTTAGTTAAACTGCGATGACTCATGACAATGGCTACATCCACCAAGCCGTCCTGTAAAACCTTCAACGCTCGGTCACTGCCCAGGGCCGTAACCCGTAATTGAATTTGAGGATGTTCTAGGCAAAACTTAGGCAATAAAGTAGGCAAAGAAGAGATGCAAACTGAATGGATTGCCGCCACACATAATTCCGTTTGTTTACCCTGAAAAAGGCTACTAATTTCTTCACTAGCTATGTCCCATTCCTGACAAATTTTCCTTGCCCGCCGCAGAAATAATTCCCCCGCTACCGTTAGCTTAGCCTGGGCTCCCCGGTGAAATAGTTGACATTTAAGCGCGGATTCTAAACCCTGAATTTGCCTACTGATGGTAGATTGGGTCACTTCTGATTGTAATGATGCCTGCTGAAAACTGCCTAGTTCTGCAACTTTTAAAAAAGCCTGTAACTGTTCTAGTCGCATAGGTTGGTTTTCGGGGAAAAAGTGAGATAATAAACTCTTTTTAGCTATAGCATTTTCCATTTCTCCAAACTGTTATTGATGTACTTTTCTTCGGGCAATGATAATGGAAGCAAAAAAAGCGGGAGGACGAATTGTTATCCATCTTCCCGTAAATTTCTGAGGAGTTTTTCAGCGTTCTAAAGTTAAGTGGTCCACAAATTTGAGTAAAGATTTTTTTCCATAACCTTGCCTAAAGGTCAGCGGGGAAATCTTTACCAAAACTAATCCCTTGGACTAATTTTATTTGTCGTCCAAAGCAGCGATGCCGGGCAGAACTTTGCCTTCCAGCAATTCCAGACTAGCGCCACCACCGGTGGAGATGTGGCTCATTTTTTCCGCCACCCCCACTTTTTCCACCGCGGCTACGGAGTCACCACCACCAATGATAGTGACAGTGCCAGTTTCGGTTAATCCAGCCAAACTATGGGCGATCGCCTCAGTTCCCTTAGCAAATTTTTCAAACTCAAAGACTCCCATGGGGCCATTCCAGATCACGGTGCCACAACCTTCGAGGGCCGCTTGGAAGGTTTTAATGGAATCGGGGCCGATATCCAGACCCATCCAACCATCGGGGATGGCATCAACGCTAACGGTTTGGTCGTTGGCATCGGGGGCAAAGTTATCCGCTACAACCACATCGGTAGGTAACAGAAACTCTACGCCTTTTTCCTTGGCTTTAGCCATTAATGTGGTAGCCAATTCTAATTTGTCTTCTTCCACCAGGGATTTACCGGTGCTCAAACCCTGGGCTTTGTAGAAAGTGAAAATCATGCCGCCGCCGATGATCAGCTTGTCACACTTATCCAACAGGGTTTCAATCACACCAATTTTGCTGGATACTTTGGAGCCCCCCACAATGGCCACCAGGGGACGTTTGGGGGATTCGATGGCCCCTTGGAGGAACTGTAATTCTTTTTCGATCAGATAACCCGCCACGTTGGGGCTGAGGAAATGGGTTACCCCTTCGGTGGAAGCGTGGGCCCGGTGGGCAGTGCCAAAGGCATCGTTAACGTAGAGGTCGGCATTGGCTGCTAATGCCTTGGCAAATTCTGCATCGTTGCCTTCTTCTCCGGCATAGAAACGGAGATTTTCCAACAGAGCTACACCGCCATTGGGCAAGCTGGCAATTTTTGCCGCCACTTCAGCCCCAATGCAATCGTCGCATTTGACCACGGGTTGTCCCAACAATTCCCCTAGGCGATCGCCAACGGGGGTCAGGCGCATGCTGTCCACCACTTTGCCTTTGGGACGGCCAAAATGACTACCTAAAATAACTTTAGCCCCTTTGCTGAGGAGATCTTTGATGGTGGGCAAGGCAGCCCGAATCCTGGTGTCGTCGGTGATACTGCCATTATCTAAAGGTACGTTGAAATCCACCCGCACAAAAACCCGTTTCCCCGCCAGATCCGCCTCGGTCAAATTGGCGATCGATTGCTTAGACAAAACCTTTTCCTCCTAAATGTCAAATAAACTTAACAAAATTAAACCAGTCAATGTTCCCGCCGACAATGGAAAGCCCAAAAATGACCCCCGATGATAGCATTCTGACCATCCTGCAACGGGACTATGCCAATTTCCCCCGGCAGCAAACTTTCAGCATCTACGACCCAGATGTTTATTTCCAAGATCCCCTCAGTCAATTTCGGGGCTTGGCCCGTTACGAAAAAATGATCCAGTTCCTGGCCCGCTGGTTTCGGGCGATCGATTTACAATTACACGACATTGCCCAGGTGGAAAAACAAATCACCACCCGTTGGACATTAGGTTGGACTTCGCCCCTGCCTTGGCAACCGAGAATTACCATCAGTGGTCACAGTGAACTTACCCTCAACGAAGGGGGATTAATTGTTGCCCACATTGATTACTGGGACTGCTCTCCCTGGAATGTGCTGAAACAACATTTTCGGACTTGAATAGCCACAAACATTGACATCCTCTCCTAGCCATTCTGGTGGGGCGCTGGGGCTGGGCCCTGGGACTGAGTTTCCGGGAGAGGTTCCGATGGAGTTGATTCAGGGTGCAAAAGTTGCCCACTGATGGTTTTGACGACAATGTATAAAATTGGCACCACAAATAGGCTGAGGAAAGTGGCCACCAACATGCCGCCAAATACTGCTGTACCTAATGCCTGGCGACTACCGGCCCCCGCTCCAGTGGCGATCGCCAAGGGAAAAATACCAAAGAGGGTGGAAAGGGCTGTCATTAAAATGGGTCGGAGACGATCCTTGGCGGCTTCCAGGGCGGCCTTAGCAATGGGATAACCTTCCGCCCGTAGCTGATTGGCAAATTCCACAATCAAAATGGCGTTTTTACTGGAAAGACCAATCAACATCACTAAACCAATTTGGCAGTACACGTCATTGGGAAAACCCCGTAAGGTCTGGGCTGTCAATGCTCCCAAAATGGCCAGGGGCACGCTGAGTAGAATAATCACCGGATCAACGTAATTTTCATACTGGGCGGCTAGCACCAGAAAGACAAACAATAAACCCAGGCCAAAAATCAGGGGTGCCTGGCCCTGGGAACCCATCTCCTCCAGCGAAATGCCCGACCATTGAAAATCAAATCCCGGTGGCATTACCTGTCGGGCGATCGCCGCCATGGCATCCATCGCTTGCCCCGTACTAACCCCAAAGTTGGCAGATCCCGTAATGGCGATCGAGCGAAAAAGATTGTAATGGGTAATAATCGGCGCCCCCACATCCTGGGTCACCGTCACCAAATTCGCCATGGGAATCATTGTGCCTGACTCACTGCGGACATAGAGACGACTGATATCCTCCGGGCTACTGCGGAACTGCTCATCGGCCTGGAGATAAACCCGATAGGTCCGACCCTGGAGGACAAAATCATTGACATAGCTAGAACCCAACGCCGTTTCCATGGTCTGGAAAATTTGGTCCACCGGCACCCCTAAGCTTTTAGCTTTGTTGCGATTGACATTGACAATTAACTGGGGATTATTGGCTTGGAAAGTACTAAATACCCTGGTTAAAGCCGGATTTTGGTTGGCGGCGCCGAGGATTTCTCCCATGGTACCCACCATAGTATCCAGCTCACTATTGACCCGTAAATCTTGTAACTGAAAGTCAAAACCGCCAAATTGCCCTAAACCCCGAATAGGAGGAGGGTTAATGGGAATAATATTAGCCTCAGGAATTTGGGAAAATTTACCAAACATCTGGCCGATAATAGCCTGGACGGATTGGTTCGGGGCAGTCCTTTCCGCCCAGGGCTTGAGGCGGCTAAAAATAATCCCTTGGTTGGGGCTATTGCCACTAAAGCTAAACCCCCCCACCGCAAACGTAGCTGTAATTTCCGGCACCGCTAGCAATTCCTTTTCCACCTGGGCCATTACCCGGCTAGTGTACTGGAGGGAAACCCCCTGGGGAGCTTGGATGATGGTGATGAAATAACCTTGGTCTTCCTCCGGTAAAAACGCGGTGGGGACAGTAATGTAAAGCCAAGCGGTGGCGCCAATCAATAATGCAAATACCCCAATTACCCACATCCGAAAATTGATCAATTTAGCTAACGCATCACCGTAGCTATTTTTGACAATGTCTAGTACCCGGTTAAACCAATTGAAAAAGCCCGCAATAAAAGCCGGTGGTTCTTGGCCTTCCCGCAGTAACAAAGCACAGAGGGACGGGGTGAGGGTCAGGGCCAGAAAAGTGGAAAGGAGAATGGAAAAAGCGATGGTGAGGGCAAATTGTTGATATAAAGCCCCCGTGGTGCCGGGGAAAAAAGCCACCGGAATAAACACCGCCATCAACACTAAAGAAGTGGCAATTACTGCCCCCGTTAATTCCCCCATGGCCTCCTGGGCTGCTTCCTGGGGATCTTCGTGTTTCACTTTGATAAAACGGCTAATTTGCTCCACCACAATGATGGCATCATCCACCACTAGCCCCGTGGCCAGGGTTAAACCAAACAGGGTCAAACTGTTAATGGAAAAGTTAAAGACCTTGACAAAAGCAAAGGTGCCAATTAGTGCCAGGGGAATGGTTAAAGCGGGGATTAAAGCTGATCGCCAATCCTGGAGAAAAACGAGAATTACGAGAATTACTAGAACCACGGCGATGAGCAGGGTTTCCACCACTTCTGAGAGGGACTCCTGCACAAATTCAGTGGTATCAAAGGCAACGTTATATTCAATGCCTTCGGGAAAGTTTTGGGCTAAACGGGCCATTTCGTCCCTGACCAAGCGGGCTACTTCCAAGGCATTACTGTCCAACAGTTGATAAATGCCTAACCCCACCGCTTCCTGACCTCGAAAGCGTAGAAAACTGCTGTAGTTTTGAGCCCCCAATTCCACCCGACCAATATCCTTAAACCTGACCACAGAGCCGTTGGCCCCGGATTTAACAATTAAGTTTTCAAAGTCATTTACGTCCGTTAACTGACTACTAGCCAAAAGGTCTAGCTGATACTCTTGCCCCGGCGGTGCGGGTTCCGCTCCAATTTGCCCAGCCCCCACCTGTAAATTCTGTTCCTGCAGAGCCCGACTTAGATCCGCCATGGTCAATTGTTGGGCAGCCAATTTCATTGGATCTACCCAGAGGCGCATGGCATAGAGCCTTTCCCCAAAAATGCGTACATCCCCCACCCCTTCCAGCCGGCGGATGGGATCCACCAGATAGCGATCAGCGTAGTTACTTAGGAAAATGTTGTCGTACTGGCCATTGGGGCTAGTGATGCCAATACCCAACAGGAGAGCGTTGGATTCTTTGTTAACCCTAATGCCCGTTCTTCTCACTGCTTCGGGCAGTTGGGGTTCCGCTAGGGCCACCCGATTTTGCACATCAACGGCGGCAATGTCTTTATTTTGACTCCGGTCAAAGGTAACGGTAATGCTACTGGTGCCATCATTACTACTGGTGGAGGAAATGTAGCGCATCCCCTGCACCCCGTTGATCTGCCGTTCTAAAATGTCGGTGACGGCCCTTTCCACCACTTCCGCATTGGCACCGCTGTAGTTGGAACTAACCTGAATTGTGGTCGGGGCTACTTCCGGAAATTGGGCGATCGGCAAGCTAAAAATGCTGATTGTCCCCACCAGCAGGATGATGATGGCGCAAACGCTGGAGAAAACAGGGCGTTTAATGAAAAAATCAACAAACATGGCAGGGAAAAGGGCAATTGGTTGGCACAAACCGGCTCAATCTCCAGCCGATTCTGCCACATTGTTACATACCTTTAACAATTGCCTAACCTTCTTTGGGTTGATCTTCAGCCCCACAGGATTTCAGTTTGATATTACGCTAACGTTGCCTTGATAACTTCGTCGGTGGCGGCATCACTGATAGTTACTTCACCGATCGCCGTCGGGAGAATAAAGCGAACTTTACCCGCTTTGACTTTTTTGTCGTGCAGTAAACTTGCCAGTAAGTCATCCACTGCCAAACTCTGGGGAATCTCAGTGGGTAACTTAGTTTTAAGCAATAATTGCCGTTGGCGATCGCCTAGGGATTGGTCACAAAGTCCTAGGTAATGGGCAATTTTGGCCGCCGCTTCCATGCCAATGCCCACCGCTTCTCCGTGATTGATTACCCCGTAGCCCGTTAAACTTTCCACCCCATGGCCAATGGTGTGACCGTAGTTAAGAATGGCCCGTAACCCCGCTTCCTTTTCATCTTGACTAACCACATCCACCTTGGCTTGGCAGGACCGTTGGATAATTTGCGTCAGTAATTCCGCCGGTAGGCGATCGATACCGGATAAATCTTCCGCTTCTTCCAGAGCAGTAAATAAATCTGGATCCCAA containing:
- the folB gene encoding dihydroneopterin aldolase, translated to MVSWEPLIFGSPSGSQLILNQFMDTLNVKGIRAYGYTGYFDAEQFLGQWFEVDLTIWIDLAKAGQSDDLNDTLNYADAVAIVQKLIRESKFKMLEKLVEAIADAILATGKTKQVKVALTKCQAPIPDFDGDVTLEILRSS
- a CDS encoding NUDIX domain-containing protein; its protein translation is MPPQFPLATVGALVTAPDGRVLIVKTTKWRGTWGVPGGKVEWGERLETALKREFQEEVGLDLLDIEFALVQEAVNDPQFHCPAHFVLLNYYARCESTVVVPNEEIVEWQWLTPQEALSFPLNSFTKLLLEDYQIRFNLLKKII
- a CDS encoding glycoside hydrolase family 3 N-terminal domain-containing protein — protein: MVTINSSNWTLEERIGQLIVVRASGFLFDHQIRYPAWEADNQTLQNWLTNLNLGGVILLGGSGAELALRTAQLQNWASTPLLLAADIEEGVGQRFPGATWFPPPMALGSIAEKNLDLAKNYARQMGQTIAQEAVAVGLNWILAPIADVNNNADNPVINVRAFGETPGIVGALVQEFIAGTQSFPVLTSAKHFPGHGDTSTDSHLHLPVIPHTIDRLEQIELPPFQAAIAQGVDSVMTAHILVPAWDGKNPATLSPTILTGQLRQKLGFNGIIVTDALIMGGITDIASSGEVAIRALEAGVDILLMPPDPVPVITAIAEAVELGRLTEARIEQSLQRVLTAKQKLAPVPDPRNFTGSLQPQPARKLVDQILTTALETGGDLPLANLGDQPGKNLIVVDDLLAADFIDRACPALTLPIKGGYTAKILTPDLLEHYPLGQNPFLLQVFIRGNPFRGTAGLTSTTQALYRQCLTNPFLQGLIIYGSPYVLAWFQTQIAELCPFLPWVFSHGQMPQAQAIAVRKLFGWEELSNLRVKDGIFTN
- a CDS encoding Uma2 family endonuclease; translation: MNTVMLNLDQVNLTNEQFYNLCIANPDRQLERSQQGELIIMAPVGGVSGNREADFLIDLGLWNRQTRLGKVFSSSTIFRLPQGGDRSPDAAWVSLERWQNLSPEDQEKFPPLCPDFVLELRSRTDRLEALQTKMAEYLASGLRLGWLIDPQRQAVEIYRLNKPVEVMSLPAVLSGENVLPSFNLQVERF
- the gnd gene encoding decarboxylating NADP(+)-dependent phosphogluconate dehydrogenase, which produces MNKRTFGVIGLAVMGENLALNVESRGFPIAVFNRSPNKTEKFMAERAVGKDIKAAYTVEEFVQLLERPRKILVMVKAGGPVDAVINELKPLLEEGDMIIDGGNSLYEDTERRTKDLEATGLGFVGMGVSGGEEGALLGPSLMPGGTPAAYQELEPILTKIAAQVEDPDNPACVTFIGPGGAGHYVKMVHNGIEYGDMQLIAEAYDILKNGLGLSNEKLHEVFGQWNQTDELNSFLIEISTDIFAYKDPETGGHLIDYILDAAGQKGTGRWTVMSGLELGVPIPTIYAAVNARVMSSLKEERVAASSQLSGPTKAFSGDVEAWIPKVRDALYCSKMCSYAQGMALIAKASQEFGYDVNLPEIARIWKGGCIIRAGFLDKIKKAFKDNPQLANLLLAPEFKQSILDRQGPWREVLSLANEMGIAVPAFSSSLDYFDSYRRAVLPQNLTQAQRDYFGAHTYERTDKPRGEFFHTEWLE
- a CDS encoding LysR family transcriptional regulator, which produces MRLEQLQAFLKVAELGSFQQASLQSEVTQSTISRQIQGLESALKCQLFHRGAQAKLTVAGELFLRRARKICQEWDIASEEISSLFQGKQTELCVAAIHSVCISSLPTLLPKFCLEHPQIQLRVTALGSDRALKVLQDGLVDVAIVMSHRSLTNTKDLAIKPLYEEQICVLMAGNHPLKEKRTITWQDLGPYPQVIFKDGYRMRRLVEDEFSRREIPLNVSLELNIPEAFYGVVQESEMIALMPQSLVKPVLDDPNFSVRYLFCPESGDRQDFRRQVSVVTTVDRLQMPPVADFFDLVVAHYRHGPL
- the pgk gene encoding phosphoglycerate kinase; protein product: MSKQSIANLTEADLAGKRVFVRVDFNVPLDNGSITDDTRIRAALPTIKDLLSKGAKVILGSHFGRPKGKVVDSMRLTPVGDRLGELLGQPVVKCDDCIGAEVAAKIASLPNGGVALLENLRFYAGEEGNDAEFAKALAANADLYVNDAFGTAHRAHASTEGVTHFLSPNVAGYLIEKELQFLQGAIESPKRPLVAIVGGSKVSSKIGVIETLLDKCDKLIIGGGMIFTFYKAQGLSTGKSLVEEDKLELATTLMAKAKEKGVEFLLPTDVVVADNFAPDANDQTVSVDAIPDGWMGLDIGPDSIKTFQAALEGCGTVIWNGPMGVFEFEKFAKGTEAIAHSLAGLTETGTVTIIGGGDSVAAVEKVGVAEKMSHISTGGGASLELLEGKVLPGIAALDDK
- a CDS encoding DUF2358 domain-containing protein encodes the protein MFPPTMESPKMTPDDSILTILQRDYANFPRQQTFSIYDPDVYFQDPLSQFRGLARYEKMIQFLARWFRAIDLQLHDIAQVEKQITTRWTLGWTSPLPWQPRITISGHSELTLNEGGLIVAHIDYWDCSPWNVLKQHFRT
- a CDS encoding efflux RND transporter permease subunit, with translation MFVDFFIKRPVFSSVCAIIILLVGTISIFSLPIAQFPEVAPTTIQVSSNYSGANAEVVERAVTDILERQINGVQGMRYISSTSSNDGTSSITVTFDRSQNKDIAAVDVQNRVALAEPQLPEAVRRTGIRVNKESNALLLGIGITSPNGQYDNIFLSNYADRYLVDPIRRLEGVGDVRIFGERLYAMRLWVDPMKLAAQQLTMADLSRALQEQNLQVGAGQIGAEPAPPGQEYQLDLLASSQLTDVNDFENLIVKSGANGSVVRFKDIGRVELGAQNYSSFLRFRGQEAVGLGIYQLLDSNALEVARLVRDEMARLAQNFPEGIEYNVAFDTTEFVQESLSEVVETLLIAVVLVILVILVFLQDWRSALIPALTIPLALIGTFAFVKVFNFSINSLTLFGLTLATGLVVDDAIIVVEQISRFIKVKHEDPQEAAQEAMGELTGAVIATSLVLMAVFIPVAFFPGTTGALYQQFALTIAFSILLSTFLALTLTPSLCALLLREGQEPPAFIAGFFNWFNRVLDIVKNSYGDALAKLINFRMWVIGVFALLIGATAWLYITVPTAFLPEEDQGYFITIIQAPQGVSLQYTSRVMAQVEKELLAVPEITATFAVGGFSFSGNSPNQGIIFSRLKPWAERTAPNQSVQAIIGQMFGKFSQIPEANIIPINPPPIRGLGQFGGFDFQLQDLRVNSELDTMVGTMGEILGAANQNPALTRVFSTFQANNPQLIVNVNRNKAKSLGVPVDQIFQTMETALGSSYVNDFVLQGRTYRVYLQADEQFRSSPEDISRLYVRSESGTMIPMANLVTVTQDVGAPIITHYNLFRSIAITGSANFGVSTGQAMDAMAAIARQVMPPGFDFQWSGISLEEMGSQGQAPLIFGLGLLFVFLVLAAQYENYVDPVIILLSVPLAILGALTAQTLRGFPNDVYCQIGLVMLIGLSSKNAILIVEFANQLRAEGYPIAKAALEAAKDRLRPILMTALSTLFGIFPLAIATGAGAGSRQALGTAVFGGMLVATFLSLFVVPILYIVVKTISGQLLHPESTPSEPLPETQSQGPAPAPHQNG